From Pleurocapsa minor HA4230-MV1, the proteins below share one genomic window:
- a CDS encoding DUF2862 domain-containing protein: MEIGQKVKVYRLRDRVNRNVAGTLGKVGTIKEYRMTDGSGVGVVVQFDDRSSTWFFEDEIKPVN; the protein is encoded by the coding sequence ATGGAAATCGGGCAAAAGGTCAAGGTTTATCGCCTCAGAGATCGAGTAAATAGAAACGTTGCGGGAACGTTAGGCAAAGTTGGTACCATTAAAGAATATAGAATGACCGATGGCAGTGGCGTTGGTGTGGTGGTTCAATTTGACGATCGCTCCTCAACCTGGTTTTTTGAGGATGAAATCAAGCCCGTAAACTAG
- a CDS encoding ATP-binding cassette domain-containing protein — MSAAVLIENLQKSYGDVQAVKDISFTVQPGEIFGLLGPNGAGKTTTIRCLCTLAKPNAGKIEVGGISAIASPKAVRQRLGYVAQEVAIDKVLTGRELLKLQAALYHLPQKIIGDRIQQLIEVLGLSEYANKKTGTYSGGIRKRLDLAAGLLHQPEVLVLDEPTVGLDIESRLVVWEFLQELRAAGTTVLITSHYLEEIDALADRLAIIDQGVVIDEGKPSELKDKLGGDRVTLKIREFTSDEEAAKAKHILESLPFVEEVIINAVQGNSLNLIVKSGQSSLSKIEQSLAEVELPTFSLSQSRPSLDDVYLAATGQTIMDAQIAASSTRDLKKEKKQQMK; from the coding sequence ATGTCGGCTGCCGTTTTAATTGAAAACCTACAAAAAAGCTATGGTGATGTCCAGGCGGTAAAAGATATTTCTTTCACTGTCCAGCCAGGAGAAATCTTTGGTTTATTAGGCCCCAACGGTGCGGGCAAAACCACCACTATTCGCTGTTTGTGTACTCTAGCTAAACCTAATGCTGGCAAGATTGAAGTCGGGGGAATTAGTGCGATCGCTTCCCCGAAAGCAGTACGACAACGGTTGGGTTATGTGGCCCAAGAAGTAGCAATTGACAAGGTATTAACTGGTAGAGAGCTATTGAAGTTACAGGCAGCACTTTACCATTTACCCCAAAAAATAATTGGCGATCGCATTCAACAATTAATTGAAGTATTAGGCTTGTCAGAATATGCCAACAAGAAGACAGGCACTTATTCTGGGGGAATTCGTAAACGTCTAGATTTAGCAGCGGGATTATTACATCAGCCTGAAGTTTTGGTTTTAGATGAGCCTACAGTTGGTTTGGATATTGAAAGTCGGCTGGTGGTGTGGGAGTTTTTACAAGAACTGCGCGCAGCAGGAACAACTGTTCTAATTACTAGTCATTACCTAGAGGAAATCGATGCTTTAGCCGATCGCTTGGCAATTATCGATCAAGGAGTGGTGATTGATGAGGGTAAACCGTCAGAATTGAAAGATAAATTGGGTGGCGATCGCGTTACCTTAAAAATTAGAGAGTTCACCAGTGATGAAGAAGCAGCTAAAGCCAAGCATATTTTAGAATCTTTGCCTTTCGTGGAAGAAGTAATTATCAATGCTGTCCAGGGTAATTCTCTCAACTTGATTGTCAAATCTGGTCAAAGTTCCCTCAGTAAAATCGAGCAGTCTCTAGCAGAAGTCGAGCTACCGACATTTAGCTTATCGCAGTCTCGCCCTAGTCTTGATGATGTTTATCTCGCAGCTACTGGACAAACTATTATGGATGCTCAAATAGCTGCATCTAGCACCAGGGATCTGAAAAAAGAGAAAAAACAGCAAATGAAGTAA
- a CDS encoding ABC transporter permease, protein MSQSISSSKIKSALAPNIGISRQNSESSNSLGDFIQETLALTQRLFIQLQRRPSTLIAGIIQPFMWLVLFGALFSKAPSGLFGTDLSYAKFLAPGVIVFTAFSGALNAGLPVMFDREFGFLNRLLVAPLSSRYSIVAASTVYIIALSFIQTAVIIFASAVLGAGLPGLAGLSAIALIVFLIVLGVTALSLGLAFALPGHIELIAVIFVTNLPLLFASTALAPLSFMADWLQVIASLNPLTYAIEPIRYIYSHGDWGINSLVMDTPWFGFSFGAVILVLLAFDALILLAIQPLLRRRFA, encoded by the coding sequence ATGAGTCAATCTATCTCTAGTAGTAAAATCAAGTCGGCTTTAGCACCTAATATTGGTATCAGCAGACAAAATAGTGAGTCAAGTAATTCTCTGGGTGATTTTATTCAGGAAACATTAGCCCTGACTCAACGTCTATTTATTCAACTGCAACGTCGTCCTTCGACTCTAATTGCGGGCATCATTCAACCCTTTATGTGGTTGGTCTTATTTGGCGCCTTGTTTAGCAAAGCACCATCGGGATTATTTGGTACTGACTTGAGTTATGCCAAATTCCTAGCGCCAGGTGTCATTGTCTTTACTGCTTTTTCGGGAGCATTAAACGCTGGATTACCTGTAATGTTTGACCGTGAATTTGGGTTTTTGAACCGTTTGCTAGTAGCACCATTGTCTTCCCGTTACTCTATTGTGGCAGCTTCGACAGTTTATATCATTGCCCTGAGCTTTATTCAGACCGCAGTGATTATCTTCGCCAGTGCTGTATTAGGTGCGGGGTTACCAGGGTTGGCTGGGTTAAGTGCGATCGCCTTAATCGTCTTTCTCATCGTTCTAGGAGTTACCGCTTTGAGTCTGGGTTTGGCATTTGCTCTCCCTGGTCATATTGAACTAATTGCCGTGATTTTTGTGACTAACTTACCCCTATTGTTTGCGAGTACGGCTCTTGCTCCCTTAAGTTTTATGGCGGATTGGCTTCAGGTAATTGCCAGTCTTAATCCGTTAACTTATGCGATTGAACCAATTCGCTATATTTATAGTCATGGAGATTGGGGGATTAACAGTCTGGTAATGGATACTCCCTGGTTCGGGTTTAGTTTTGGTGCTGTTATCTTAGTATTGTTAGCGTTTGACGCTTTGATCTTACTGGCAATTCAACCTTTATTACGTCGTCGTTTTGCCTAA
- a CDS encoding NblA/ycf18 family protein, translated as MSENNTLTIEQEFHLRKIADQTKSLSQQQAQELIVELQRQMILKLGFCLIKLLIRRRKLIISTFQCL; from the coding sequence ATGAGCGAAAATAATACACTAACAATCGAGCAAGAGTTTCATCTGAGAAAAATAGCGGATCAAACTAAAAGTTTATCTCAGCAACAAGCACAAGAATTAATAGTTGAATTACAACGTCAGATGATATTGAAACTGGGGTTTTGTTTGATTAAACTTTTAATTCGCCGTCGAAAATTAATTATTTCTACTTTCCAGTGCTTATAG
- a CDS encoding DUF29 domain-containing protein, whose amino-acid sequence MQDLKSIKELHDRDFNLWVEETKKAIQNRDFENMDWDNLLDEIDDMGKSSKRSLESYLERLIAHILKLQYWSAEKERGGFLVRVFFPKTRHRNYKHWKVEIINFRRRIKSLIKQNPSFNII is encoded by the coding sequence ATGCAAGACTTGAAAAGTATCAAAGAATTACACGATCGCGACTTCAATTTATGGGTTGAAGAAACCAAAAAAGCAATTCAAAATCGAGATTTTGAGAATATGGACTGGGATAATTTGCTTGATGAAATTGATGATATGGGGAAATCATCAAAGCGATCGCTTGAGAGTTATTTAGAACGCTTGATTGCTCATATCTTAAAATTACAGTACTGGTCAGCCGAAAAAGAACGTGGCGGCTTTTTGGTAAGAGTATTCTTCCCAAAAACGCGCCACCGTAACTATAAGCACTGGAAAGTAGAAATAATTAATTTTCGACGGCGAATTAAAAGTTTAATCAAACAAAACCCCAGTTTCAATATCATCTGA
- a CDS encoding cytochrome P450 — translation MTTVIPSSAKPKLPPGSKAPAIVVMVQALLDQFGTLERYNQKYGEIFYGSKSSLMPPYVIFSNPQAIEQVFTADPNLFEIGQQSTAPIRVLLGDKSLVLLDGIEHKQHRKLLMPPFHGERMKSYGQTMVSVTEEVISQWQVGQTICIRDYTQEISLRIILRTIFGLEQGQRLDHLKAILVDWLETFNSPLRSFFLFFPALQKDLGGLTPWSKFRQQQDQIKKILQEECDRRRQNPATMGEDILSLLLSARYEDSQAMSDREIADELMTMLFAGHETTASSLAWSFYWLHRLPQVGQKCRQELDSLAKNSEFTDIAKLPYLSAIVSETLRLNPVVVFVGRQLKQPFELMGYRLEAGTSLFPSIYLTHQREDLYPQAKEFKPERFIERQFSPYEYLPFGGGNRRCLGYAFALFEMKLVLATIMSQIKLELLDHRPLKSGRRGFTFTPEGGVKMKVIGIKNRQA, via the coding sequence ATGACTACTGTAATTCCCTCATCAGCTAAACCCAAACTTCCTCCTGGTTCAAAAGCTCCTGCGATCGTCGTTATGGTTCAAGCTTTACTCGATCAGTTTGGCACATTAGAAAGATATAACCAAAAATATGGCGAGATATTTTATGGCTCAAAATCTTCTTTAATGCCTCCTTATGTAATTTTCAGTAATCCTCAAGCAATTGAACAAGTATTTACCGCCGATCCTAATTTATTTGAAATTGGTCAACAGTCCACTGCGCCAATCAGAGTTTTGCTGGGAGATAAATCTTTAGTATTGCTAGACGGCATCGAACACAAACAACATCGAAAGTTACTGATGCCACCTTTTCACGGGGAGAGGATGAAAAGCTACGGTCAAACTATGGTTAGTGTGACGGAAGAAGTGATATCTCAATGGCAGGTTGGTCAAACTATTTGTATTCGAGATTATACTCAAGAGATTTCCCTGCGGATTATTTTAAGGACTATTTTTGGTTTGGAGCAAGGACAAAGATTAGATCACCTTAAAGCAATTTTAGTCGATTGGTTGGAGACGTTTAACTCGCCACTGCGTTCTTTTTTCTTATTTTTTCCCGCCTTACAAAAAGACTTGGGTGGATTAACTCCCTGGAGTAAGTTTCGCCAACAACAAGATCAGATTAAAAAGATTTTACAAGAGGAATGCGATCGCCGTCGTCAAAATCCCGCTACTATGGGGGAAGATATCCTCAGCTTATTGCTATCAGCTCGATACGAAGATAGTCAAGCAATGAGCGATCGAGAGATCGCCGATGAATTGATGACTATGTTATTTGCAGGACATGAAACTACTGCAAGTTCTTTGGCTTGGTCATTTTACTGGCTACATCGTTTGCCTCAAGTCGGTCAAAAGTGCCGACAAGAATTAGATTCGTTGGCTAAAAACAGCGAATTTACCGATATTGCTAAACTTCCCTATCTCAGTGCGATCGTCTCAGAAACCCTCAGATTAAATCCCGTAGTGGTATTTGTTGGTCGTCAATTAAAACAACCCTTTGAATTAATGGGATATCGGCTGGAAGCGGGAACATCTTTATTTCCTTCTATTTATTTAACCCATCAACGAGAAGATCTTTATCCTCAAGCAAAAGAATTCAAACCAGAAAGGTTTATTGAAAGACAGTTCTCTCCCTATGAATATTTGCCTTTTGGCGGGGGAAATCGTCGATGCTTGGGTTATGCTTTTGCCTTATTTGAAATGAAGCTAGTTTTAGCGACTATTATGTCCCAGATCAAATTAGAATTGCTCGATCATCGCCCATTGAAATCTGGTCGTCGGGGTTTTACTTTTACTCCTGAAGGCGGAGTTAAAATGAAGGTAATAGGTATAAAAAATAGGCAAGCATAA